Proteins found in one Zea mays cultivar B73 chromosome 1, Zm-B73-REFERENCE-NAM-5.0, whole genome shotgun sequence genomic segment:
- the LOC103643155 gene encoding patatin-like protein 2, which yields MASASSAQGAHETDPEKVKLVTVLSIDGGGVRGIIPATILAFLEEKLQELDGPDARIADYFDVVAGTSTGGLLAAMLTAPGQDHDGRRRPLFDAKDLAQFYIDHSPKIFPQKNWILSKIAGTLRMVRGPKYDGKYLHGLLRQHLGDMRLDKALTNVVIPTFDIALLQPTIFSSFELKRRPSKNALLADICISTSAAPTFFPAHYFETEDGDGRTRAFNLVDGGLAANNPTLCAMGQVSKDIILGDDDFFPVKPADYGKFMVISVGCGSNRDRRYSAKAAAKWGIFNWLIKDGTAPIIDMFNSASADMVDIHLCVLFRALHSSENYLRIQYDQLTGSAGSIDDCSKENMDKLVQIGKDLLSQNVSRVDLETGKNMDVPSAGTNAEQLAKFAKQLSDERRRRQKLSK from the exons ATGGCAAGCGCTAGTTCTGCACAAGGCGCACACGAGACAGACCCTGAGAAGGTGAAGCTCGTCACCGTCCTGAGCATCGACGGTGGCGGCGTCAGAGGGATCATCCCCGCCACCATCCTCGCCTTCCTAGAAGAGAAGCTGCAA GAACTGGATGGACCGGACGCTAGGATCGCCGACTACTTCGACGTCGTTGCCGGCACGAGCACCGGTGGTCTCCTGGCGGCGATGCTCACGGCCCCTGGCCAGGACCATGACGGACGTCGACGGCCACTCTTCGACGCCAAGGATCTGGCGCAGTTCTACATCGACCACTCGCCCAAAATCTTCCCACAGAA GAACTGGATCCTGTCCAAGATCGCCGGCACGCTGAGGATGGTGAGGGGGCCCAAGTACGACGGCAAGTACCTCCATGGCCTGCTTCGCCAGCACCTCGGCGACATGAGGCTGGACAAGGCGCTCACCAACGTGGTCATCCCGACCTTCGACATCGCGCTCCTGCAGCCCACGATTTTCTCAAGCTTCGAG CTGAAGCGCCGGCCGTCGAAGAATGCACTCCTGGCGGACATCTGCATCAGCACCTCGGCCGCGCCGACCTTCTTCCCGGCACACTACTTCGAGACGGAAGACGGGgacgggaggaccagggccttcaacCTCGTCGACGGAGGCCTCGCCGCTAACAATCCC ACACTGTGCGCCATGGGCCAGGTGTCCAAGGACATCATCCTCGGGGACGACGACTTCTTCCCGGTGAAGCCGGCGGACTACGGCAAGTTCATGGTCATCTCCGTTGGCTGTGGGTCGAACCGGGACCGCAGGTACagcgccaaggccgccgccaagtGGGGCATCTTCAACTGGCTCATCAAGGACGGCACGGCTCCCATCATCGACATGTTCAACTCCGCCAGCGCCGACATGGTCGACATCCACCTCTGCGTCCTCTTCAGGGCCCTCCATTCCAGCGAAAACTACCTGCGCATTCAG TATGATCAACTGACGGGCAGCGCGGGCTCCATCGACGACTGCTCCAAGGAGAACATGGATAAGCTGGTGCAGATCGGGAAGGACCTTCTCAGCCAGAACGTCTCCCGGGTGGACCTAGAGACTGGCAAGAACATGGACGTCCCCAGCGCGGGCACAAACGCCGAGCAGCTCGCCAAGTTCGCGAAGCAGCTCTCTGACGAGCGACGCCGGCGCCAGAAGCTTTCAAAGTAG